In Paenibacillus sp. FSL M7-0420, a single genomic region encodes these proteins:
- a CDS encoding arginine--tRNA ligase translates to MLSELIQESLKQSVHKIVLTLGVPAIAEVNVALEQPASADHGDYSSNIAMQLARPLRKAPLAIAGLIVAELEASGSVHGLVLRTEVAGPGFINMYLDWQAWARAKGNFTLPQHAGGSKVIVEHTSVNPNKSMHIGHLRNSCIGDALVRVLRATGHTVEVHNYVDDLGNQLADTVAGLLNVPLAGEHVRFGDYCWDIYAEINKTYAQQPEMVQKRTGILHALEEGHGNTAWIGTLVAGQIVKEHVEEMRGFGIDYDLLVWESSILKEGFWASAFELLSQTEIFVQETEGKLAGCWILKQPAEDATPDTLEEHQKDKVLVRSNGILTYTAKDIAYHLWKFGLLEKDFSYSEFQSGLWTTGLSGQALPFGRADQVVNVIDYRQEYPQQMVKQALKALGFGAQADALHHVSYGVVSLSPASAAGLGIDTSSGKSSYAMSGRQGIGIKVTELVRLMEDMIESTRSDKNGLSSRLIATAAIRYYLLRFNLGTEIVFDFKQAMEISGNTGVYLMYAYARAQRVLSKAAAAGGGSGVGKSGVSEFGASEFGAGKSGVGESGVGESGAGEFGASDSGVGESGVGEFGASDSGVGESGVGEFGASESGVGESGVGGVPLFPAHLEAAELALLRQLSLWQDTLYTASRELTPNTICNYAYSLASLFSNFYSACPILKGGEVSIAFRLWLTQSFTDTLGEALDVLGLPKPERM, encoded by the coding sequence ATGCTAAGTGAGCTAATCCAAGAGAGCTTGAAACAGTCTGTTCACAAAATCGTGCTAACCCTGGGCGTGCCCGCCATCGCTGAAGTAAATGTTGCCCTGGAGCAGCCGGCGAGTGCCGACCACGGGGATTATTCAAGCAATATCGCCATGCAGCTGGCCCGCCCCTTGCGCAAAGCTCCACTGGCTATCGCCGGACTGATCGTCGCCGAGCTCGAAGCTTCGGGCTCTGTTCACGGACTGGTGCTGAGAACCGAGGTTGCCGGTCCGGGGTTCATTAATATGTATCTGGATTGGCAGGCCTGGGCACGGGCGAAGGGGAATTTCACGCTGCCTCAGCATGCAGGAGGGTCGAAGGTGATTGTCGAGCATACGTCCGTCAATCCCAATAAAAGTATGCATATCGGTCACCTGAGAAACTCCTGTATCGGGGACGCGCTGGTGAGGGTACTGCGGGCAACCGGCCATACCGTTGAGGTACACAACTATGTGGATGATCTCGGCAATCAGCTGGCAGATACCGTAGCCGGTCTGCTGAATGTTCCGCTGGCGGGAGAACATGTCCGGTTCGGGGATTACTGCTGGGACATCTATGCCGAGATCAACAAAACGTACGCGCAGCAGCCGGAGATGGTGCAGAAGCGGACCGGGATTCTTCACGCGCTGGAAGAGGGCCATGGCAACACCGCCTGGATTGGCACCCTCGTCGCCGGTCAGATCGTGAAAGAGCATGTGGAGGAGATGCGGGGCTTCGGCATTGACTACGATCTGCTGGTGTGGGAGAGCAGCATTCTGAAGGAGGGCTTCTGGGCCTCGGCATTCGAGCTTTTGTCGCAGACGGAGATCTTCGTGCAGGAGACGGAAGGCAAGCTGGCAGGCTGCTGGATTCTGAAGCAACCCGCTGAAGACGCTACACCAGACACCCTGGAGGAGCATCAGAAGGATAAGGTGCTGGTGCGCTCGAACGGAATTCTGACCTATACTGCCAAGGACATCGCCTATCATCTGTGGAAGTTCGGACTGCTGGAGAAGGATTTCAGCTACAGCGAATTTCAGAGCGGACTGTGGACGACCGGCTTGAGCGGACAGGCTCTGCCTTTTGGACGGGCGGACCAGGTTGTGAACGTCATCGATTACCGGCAGGAATATCCGCAGCAGATGGTCAAGCAGGCGCTTAAGGCACTGGGATTCGGTGCGCAGGCAGACGCGCTGCATCATGTCAGCTATGGGGTGGTCTCGCTGAGTCCCGCTTCTGCGGCCGGGCTGGGCATTGATACCTCCAGCGGCAAAAGCTCCTACGCCATGTCCGGGCGCCAGGGAATCGGCATTAAGGTAACCGAGCTGGTCCGGCTCATGGAAGACATGATTGAATCCACCCGTTCGGACAAAAACGGCCTGTCCAGCCGCCTCATCGCCACCGCTGCCATCCGTTACTACCTGCTGCGCTTCAATCTGGGCACCGAGATTGTGTTCGACTTCAAGCAGGCAATGGAAATCTCCGGCAACACCGGCGTCTACCTGATGTACGCCTACGCCCGGGCGCAGCGCGTGCTTAGTAAGGCCGCTGCGGCGGGTGGCGGGAGCGGCGTTGGCAAGTCCGGCGTTAGCGAGTTCGGCGCTAGCGAGTTCGGCGCTGGCAAGTCCGGCGTTGGCGAGTCTGGCGTTGGCGAGTCCGGCGCTGGCGAGTTCGGCGCTAGCGACTCTGGCGTTGGCGAGTCCGGCGTTGGCGAGTTCGGCGCTAGCGACTCTGGCGTTGGCGAGTCCGGCGTTGGCGAGTTCGGCGCTAGCGAGTCTGGCGTTGGCGAGTCCGGCGTTGGCGGGGTGCCGCTATTCCCGGCGCATCTCGAAGCGGCTGAGCTTGCCCTGTTGAGACAGCTCAGCTTATGGCAGGACACACTCTATACAGCAAGCCGGGAGCTTACGCCGAATACGATTTGTAACTATGCCTATTCCCTGGCCTCGTTGTTCAGTAACTTCTACTCGGCTTGCCCGATTCTCAAGGGCGGGGAAGTCAGTATTGCCTTCCGCCTGTGGCTGACCCAGAGCTTCACCGATACACTGGGCGAAGCGCTCGACGTACTCGGTCTGCCTAAGCCGGAGCGGATGTAG
- the asnB gene encoding asparagine synthase (glutamine-hydrolyzing) — protein sequence MCGITGFVQWRGDLTGHSQLLVRMTETLANRGPDAAGTWISGPIAFGHRRLSVIDPENGAQPMIARHEDKLYAIVYNGELYNAPELKKELKQRGHHFLTECDTEVLLHAYIEWGPDCTEKLNGIFAFAVWDSLRDQVFLARDRLGVKPLFYSQVEDVFVFGSEPKALLQHPLVQPKVGPEGLAEIFIIGPARTPGQGVYKDIFELRPGHAMIYSRSGIRSYAYWKLESVQHADNVDETAARVRELLQDTLERQLVSDVPVCSLLSGGLDSSALTALAVDYYKRTGQGRVDTFSVDYVDNDKHFKSHSFQPGADGPWIQRMVDELDTNHHFIAFDTPELVAALDNALYSRDLPGMTDVDSSLYLFCQEIKKKATVAISGEAADEIFGGYPWFHREEMLSSGTFPWSVAPNMRAGLLSPEIREWIRPLEYLGDRYSDAVAEVPKLDGETGKQAQMRVMSYLNITRFMPTLLDRKDRMSMGVGLEVRVPYCDHRLVQYVFNIPWEIKMVGNREKGILRKALEGVLPDDVLYRKKSPYPKTHNPAYLNKVRSQVLSILDDPSSPILPLLDPAKIREIAASPESSTNLPWFGQLMSGPQLFAYLAQVNLWLKTYNVSIG from the coding sequence ATGTGCGGAATAACCGGATTTGTCCAGTGGCGCGGTGATCTTACCGGGCACTCGCAGCTGCTCGTCAGAATGACCGAAACGTTAGCCAACCGCGGACCGGATGCAGCCGGAACCTGGATTTCAGGGCCTATTGCCTTCGGACACCGCCGACTCAGCGTCATCGATCCCGAGAACGGTGCACAGCCGATGATTGCCCGCCATGAGGATAAGTTATACGCTATAGTATATAACGGCGAGCTATATAATGCCCCTGAGCTGAAAAAAGAGCTGAAGCAGCGCGGGCATCATTTTCTCACGGAATGCGATACCGAGGTTCTGCTGCATGCCTACATCGAATGGGGGCCGGATTGCACAGAGAAGCTCAATGGCATCTTCGCCTTCGCCGTCTGGGACAGCTTGCGCGATCAGGTGTTCCTGGCCCGCGACCGTCTGGGCGTGAAGCCGCTGTTCTACAGCCAAGTGGAGGACGTCTTCGTCTTCGGGTCCGAGCCCAAGGCGCTGCTGCAGCATCCCCTGGTCCAGCCGAAGGTCGGGCCGGAGGGTCTGGCCGAGATATTCATCATCGGTCCGGCACGGACTCCGGGACAAGGGGTATACAAAGATATATTCGAGCTTCGCCCGGGTCATGCCATGATTTACAGCCGCAGCGGAATCCGCAGCTATGCTTACTGGAAGCTGGAGAGCGTCCAGCATGCCGATAACGTGGATGAGACGGCAGCACGGGTGCGTGAATTGCTTCAGGATACGCTGGAGCGCCAGCTGGTCTCCGATGTTCCGGTCTGTTCGCTGCTCTCCGGCGGACTCGATTCCAGCGCCCTGACTGCGCTTGCCGTGGATTATTACAAGCGGACCGGCCAGGGCCGGGTCGACACCTTCTCGGTCGATTATGTAGACAACGACAAGCATTTCAAAAGCCATTCCTTCCAGCCCGGAGCCGACGGTCCCTGGATTCAGCGGATGGTCGACGAGTTGGACACGAATCATCACTTTATCGCTTTTGACACACCGGAGCTGGTAGCGGCTCTCGATAATGCCCTGTACTCCCGCGATTTGCCGGGGATGACCGACGTGGATTCCTCACTCTATTTGTTCTGCCAGGAGATCAAAAAGAAGGCCACAGTAGCCATCTCAGGCGAAGCAGCAGACGAAATCTTCGGCGGCTATCCCTGGTTCCACCGTGAAGAGATGTTATCTTCCGGCACCTTCCCCTGGTCAGTGGCCCCCAATATGCGTGCCGGATTATTATCGCCGGAAATCCGGGAGTGGATACGTCCGCTGGAATATTTAGGAGACCGGTACAGCGATGCGGTGGCTGAGGTGCCGAAGCTTGACGGCGAGACCGGCAAACAGGCACAGATGCGGGTGATGTCCTATCTCAACATAACCCGCTTCATGCCGACCCTGCTGGACCGTAAGGACCGGATGAGCATGGGCGTGGGGCTGGAGGTACGCGTTCCGTATTGTGACCACCGGCTGGTGCAATATGTTTTTAACATTCCATGGGAGATTAAGATGGTAGGCAACCGGGAGAAAGGCATCCTGCGCAAGGCGCTGGAGGGCGTACTGCCGGACGATGTGCTCTACCGCAAAAAAAGCCCGTACCCCAAAACGCATAACCCTGCCTATCTGAACAAGGTGCGCTCACAGGTACTAAGCATTCTGGACGATCCTTCCTCCCCCATTCTCCCGCTCCTTGATCCGGCCAAAATCCGTGAAATCGCCGCATCGCCAGAGTCCTCCACCAATCTGCCATGGTTCGGCCAGCTGATGTCCGGCCCGCAATTATTCGCTTATCTGGCCCAGGTCAACCTGTGGCTGAAGACATACAATGTGTCGATCGGCTGA